The DNA region GATAGGGGATGGAAGAAAAAACGTTCTTCCAACGATGTGAAAGGATGAGAGTTTGGGCTGCGGATTTGATGGGTAAGAAACGGAGAATTTCGTGGATGATATGGTCTGGAAGATCACTGATTAGATCATCCTCTTTGAGACATTCTTCGTTAGGGTTCATCTTGTTAGTAAGtgattgatgaagatgaagatgagaaATAAGGGTTTATTGCTGCCGCTGCATGCATGTACACGACCTAACCCATTAATTGTTTTATTGGgctttaaaaaagaaaaagccCAAAGTAATTAAAATTCTTCTCTAATtataggaaaataaaaaatgattctacataataaaaaaaataatatttatgattgttagTCTAAGTTGATAGTTTTTGGactattttattgattatactttttttcttaattgGTATTTCTAACCCTCTAAGAATTTACaagttattcatttaattatatgatttgTTTGTAGTTATTCATTTGATTGttatttttggtttaaaataaaaattagagtaAAGGTTTGTTTCTCTTTTTCAGGGTTTTTTTTGAATGAAATGACAATGTcgtttcaaaaaaaaaaaatttaaaaattgacaaGTTAAATTTCATGTCTTGCATACTTTATATCCTTTGGCTGTATTCTAGCATTTGTTTGTTATATAACCATCaaattgtaactacaaaataacttttacttgttttgattcaacatttttttctaTTGCATTCTTTTAAAGAGGGTAACCATGGTTGAAAAGTTGTTATAGTTGTGAACTCGTAATACAAGTTAGTGCAAATTTCTAATATTGTTAAGctctcaaatttatttaattaaatactcttaaattttttttcttgaaacaATACAATATCCGAAATAATGATTTAACTTcattcaaaaatgaaataaatttatgaacCTTTCCCTaatttaaagaagaagaaaattctAACAAATAGTATCGGCCTTATATcaacaattttttctttttcatgaaTTTAGAAATTTAGCATGATCTTACAAGAAAAACCATCATCATGACACTATTTAAacataagttttttttcttaaattaaattgaaaaataagaaagaaataacTGTCCACCTTCAATATTTCTAACTTATATAATCTATGTAAacatacaagacaaatttgacaAATCTGTCTAAGcattaataaaaaagtaaaataaaaataaaaatacaaaagatTTTCATAATAGAATTTCCTTAAGTTAGTAATTTTACTATGTTTATTTTTAGCTGACATTTggatcatttttaaattattagctgacatattattaattattttattttgttcaatattttcCCAAAAATCATGTCAATGCAAACAGTAAAGAAATTCCTTCATTAAGATTGagttaaatatttgattctatGGGATAACCTTGACATTACTTCCTCCATTGGATATATGACTTTCCAATCTTAATATAGCATTAATAAAGCAAATAAACTGAAATGATGTACAAAATAGTGtaacaaattttgttttgaaaagtgaaaatctaatcaataaaaaaaatagatgtcaaaagtaaaataaattttttaatcatattgtaTCATTCAAATACAATCCTACCTTTAGAAGATGCCCAAGAGAAACTCATCATCATAGACATGATCCTTTCTCTACTAGCCAATTGTCTTTTTTTGCCCTTACCTAGACACAAAATCACTTCTTCAAGAACATTTCCGTGCTTGATCAAGAACATTACAAGACTAATATCTTTGTCGCATTCCAAAAACCCATCAAACTTAAACATCctcaaatgattaaaaaaagaattcatTTTTGGAACTCGATCACCCCAGTATTTATCTTCTACCTGGGTCGTGTACTCCCTTAAGTCTAGTAACTTCAAAATTAAACACACAACTCGTTAGTCATTATTTAAGTCGTGGttaatttcatattaatatatattaattgcatTACTAGATCGAAAACTCACCGGCCTCCTTTGAAACTTCTCAATATTCATGGTTGTGATGACGAGAGTTTCGACATAGGGAGAGTTCTCGAATAGTGTAGCAATTGCTGGATAGTTGTTGTATCCGTTAAACTGATCATACTGAGTCtcaatttccaatttttttaaactctcAAATTTATTTACTAGAATATTATCCGCATCATTTCTCGAGAGAATCTGTAAATCAAAAACACACAAATGTTTAGAAactgtatatatatttttctaatttacgATAACTTATAAAACAATAAAGATACCTCGATAGATCCGGATTCGAGCGTTAAAGACTTGGTACGAGAGAAAGCATTGATCATATTAGACAAATTGTGTCTTTTTACCGGCTCTATAAGGTTGTTGTCAAACTGAAGTAGAAACAAATTAATAACTGTACTCTCCAAAAGAATGGATTTGTCCATAACAATGGTATgaattataacattataaatcaATTCCACATGCTTAATGATCGGAGCATTAATTATAACCTTGTTGTTCATACTAGACTTATTAAAACAACAATCAACATTCAATCTCTCCAACTTCAATCCAACAATATCCAACTTATTAAGCTGATTACAATTCATTATGAACAAATTCTCCAGCCCACGACATCTAATATTGAGTTCCTTAAGACAGTAACAGCAATCCAATAACAGATTCTTCAAACATGGAAAAGTCAAATCAGTGAATAGATCAGGCGATGTGGGTTCAACATGGAACAAGATCATAGAAAGTGACAAGGTATGAAGCGATTTGAATCTGCCGCAACGAATCACTGACGAAGGTGAAATCCTGAACCCATAAAAACTTGATCTTAACCTTAAAATCTTAAGAGAATCACAATTGATAATACTCCTGGGGAAATTGAAATGATCTTTGATTTTCAAATCCAAGTCTAGCTCTTGAATGTCGTGTCTTGTGACGTATTTGAATAAGTTATGAAGATCTGTGAAGGTTATACTACCGGATAACTTGAGGGTTCTGATGGATGAGTTCTTTTGACGGAGattaagaacttgtttgatgaattTGAGGTCTGTGATGATTAATTTGATCGAATATTGATGGGTTTTACACATGCATTTGGATGAAGTTAAAAGGGTTCTGAAATCAAGATCGGGTATGTTTGAAAATACGTTCTTCCATCTGGATGATAGGATTGCGGTTTGGGCTGCGGATTTGATTGGTAGTAATTTAAGAATGCAGTGAAGGATGTGATCTGGAAGGTCGCTGATTCGATCCACTttgggttcttcttcttcttcatcttcatattcttcttcgtTAGAATTCACCTGCAACAGCATTAGTTTCCTTCTCTTTGCGGATCTTGTTTCCATTTTCATTGAAGAACAGAGTGAAGGactgaatgaagaagaagaaggtttaTTACTTTAgttagggttttggttgaaatATTCAATCATGATTTCTAACTAATATGCAAAATATAAGCTTTCAAATACTATTAATATGGAACATTTAACCATtgaaacttgaaaaaaaaaaactagttttgaAATTGAAAAGTAACATCTAGTTacaattaaaatagattaagaaaagTCATTCTGATTTAAAGGATCATTTAATCCGGgtcaaaagtaaataaaaaatatagaagcaattatatgatattttctccaactatattttttttattttaaatatgttgggggaatattttgtaaatattatttaatatttaaaaactaaattatggagaattaaaaaaaaaacagttattcatatttttattaattaatagagatttttattatgaatatatattattttaaaaaagtactGTTACCTAATTATATAGTGTTTggtatttataatattaataatatttagatatatttatttatttttttatttttttgctaatCTGACAAAATAATCCAATccacttttatattaaaaaatgtgacgtgcaaatttttttcaatttgttaGCGGAAAAGTgtataaaaatgtgaaaataataagattttttttatatagaaactATATTGGGTATTTGGTGATTTAcattattaatgataatttataatCTATTTGGTTGAAAGTTTATCGTCAAATCAATGAAATGATCATTATGAtcctcattttaaaaaaatataaaaaaaggttaaagaaaaaaagacagaattttttttaaaggcaataagtttaatgaagaaaaaaaaaaattcttgagTGAGAGcatttttttataatgctttaataaagatttttttaaatctcttaagtataatttaaacgaataaatgttatttaatttattaatatatatatctaattaaaaaatattttaaaatattatttcattataataaattaaaattaaaaaaaaaaaatcagccCAAACATAGTTACAGCTAAAAGCGGTCAAAACAAACAGGGcataattaatgtattttttattttatttttatgaaaaaaaaaatatatttttttatttttaacattccATACCATTCTATTCATGaatcattttaatcaactaTGTTTGTCTTGcatgaatttaatatattattacttaataGGACAaggattttttaatttgaattacaaATTTTTTCTTGAACAATTGTGttacaataattataaattaattaatatttgatgcAAATTGAAAATTATGAAATCAATTTAGCGGGTGTGGATAGGAAAAGTAAGTAAGATATTAATAGAATTAGTAGCATCATAtcatatattaaacaaaacatgGAGTTCATGTcctattattaaaaacaaacatCAATGTCGGTGGTGTTCACATTCCGCCGGCATAGTTGGAAAACGGTTAGTATCAACACAATAATCATAAACCATATGATTTGCCCGTACCCACAAAAGCTGATGATTCTGATGTAGATTTAGCTCCGCCATTGTTGGCTGATCCCACCAAAACCGTCTTTCATTGCTGCTAGAACACCGCCGTTGGCTCTCAGCCGCCACCACACTGGTTGGACACTCACAACCATCGATAGCAAATCCTCTGTAAGATGCTATAAAAGGGGCATGGGTCCAGTCTGTTTTGACACGCCCACCCTGAGTTGCCCAATCATCTGCGTTCCAAATTGAACTGTAAACCCCCATTGGTTGATCCTTTGGAAATGGTATTCCCCTATGTTCAAGATTTGTATGTACCCTCACCGGTGTTTCATCAACCAAAAATCTGTTTCAGAATCAGAAAAGAACCCAGTTTAGAATTAGCTTtcccaatccaatccaatccaaccCAATTCATTATATACTTACATAACTTGACGCTGGTTCCAGAAAATGGAGTAAGAGTGAAAATCTTTTGTGGGGTCAAACCAAAGGTTTAACCTTTGCTCTCTGTTACCAACCCCATTTACATATACATTGGTTTGAACCAGGTAAGGTTCTCCTGTGCTGTTTCCCAAGAACTCGAAATCGAACTCGTTGTGACTCGGACCATCTGAGGACATCTGAAATCAAACACCCAAAACTTTAATTAAAGTTAAACCACACATCATGTTTTGAATCATGAATCatgatcgatcgatcgatctaTCAATTACTTACGTAGAAAGCAGTGACAGTTCCGGCAGAGTCACCTTCTACAAGTTTGATTTCAACGGTTACCTTACCGAACATATACTTGTTTTTTGATGAAAATCCAGCGCCTGTATGTATATACAAGATTGTAAGCCTATAAACCCAGATGAACAAAAAACAGAGTTATTGATTGATCTGTGTTAGTTTACCAGAATAGTTATCAAGCTTCATTTTTAGAGTTTCTCCTTCATAGACGAAATGGTCAAGGGACCAAGATGGTTGAAAGAGATCGTTAAACTTAGTAGAGAATGCGGAGCCCATCATTAAGCTTGTAATAATGAACATGGAGATGATTATAGAAGAAGGAGAATAAGCCATTGATTTGAGTAAGTGAAGCTTTTACTCTACAGAGATATTTTAATTCTCTCTTcttgaggaagaagaagatgattctgTCAATGGGCTTCAATGGTGGGCGTCATTTTATAGGCCAATCTCCAGcattcccaaaaaaataataaattaaataatcctCAACGTTCAAATTTTAACTCTTTCTccctcttcttttttttattttttttttttataaattgtgtttattattagtgataaaatgtacatattttgaattgttttataattattctaattttattttagaaatatacTCAGTGTAGACAGATACAAAATGAAAAGCAATAATTCAAATACAAACATAAGAAATGGAAGAATAATGAAAATCTAATgaacaattatattaattcagtgTGTCcttgtttaatattattactGGTGTTTACTCAAAATTGGGTAATtggatgaaaatatttataaaattattaatatttcataaaataaagtttgttttttttaaaatagataaatattttagttgataaaaaaatgattgtcCTAATATTATATGAGGTTATatctctattatttatttttgagtaaTTTAGTTGGAGAAATATTATAGAACCTTCAACTATTTCAAACGATCGTTGCGGGTCTTTCACAATGTTATCATCTTAACATTATATAAGGTTCGATGTAGGAAGCTGACAAATTCAGTCGGAGAGCTCATTGTCGATTTGAAAAATCTCCACAcacattaattttgtattatttgtgtAATTTTCTTACACAAATGTAATGTTTTTATCATTGACCTTAAATAACTATtcatttcataatataattgcaagaatcatttaaaaataataataatggattatatataaaatatttaaataacacttGTATAATCTTTTGTAATTTGCCATGTCAATATTATGTTGATGAACTTTTATATCATTGAAAGACATCAGTATTATTACTTAAAATAGCAAACTTCACCTAACATTCAAATCTTAGAAcatcatatttttcaatattgaCTTTGTTGAATAGTAATAAAACATCATTTTGCTATTCCTCTCTAGCTACTCACAAGTGGTATTTATTGGTTTCAATTTCaatcattatttatatcttaataaaataaactctttttaattaattagaagttAATAAAGTGAGAAATAATTGCTTTTTGTCACTTAAGTACACACATCTTAAGAAGATAAACCAAATGATGACGTGTCACAGTTGTTGATGAGTTGGCATGCCACATCAGCTCCATTTTGTGGTGAATGAAAATCGAATAAAGATAATGATATAGCCGTTGGGACTATACTAATATTCTGTTAAGACATGTCGCTATTGGgaaagaatgaagaagaaatgtGATCCAATAAGAAAGTGCCACGTATAATTCGACAGCTGGTTACTGTAGTTGTCCAGGTTGTCACTGGACCCCACTCTTTTGTTCTTTTGCTGATTCCATTGCCAGCTGGTGAACACTgtactctctctttctctctcctctcacTAACAGTGGAGTTGGTATAATCTTGGAATGTGTGCCTTTAAAATGTTTCTTCATTTTAgtgtaaaaaaatcattaatgttcatttattttatttaattaattgtaccactctatttttaaaatttattttttcatgttttataattttcatacaaaattatttttaaaaaaaatagtatttaatcctaaattattttatttttaatttttcaataatataattttcaaattatccaTTCTCTTTTCAAAtcaaaaagtattttaattagatCTCGACAGTtatagtatatttatttattaaaatgagattataacacttttatacttaattaatgaactttaaaaaaaataataaatcatatgACAATTACTCAAGATTCATTTGCagctataaatttattaaaagttaaattagGATGTGGTTAGATGGCCTTTATTATGAATAGTGagaaatttaaaatagtaatgtcattaaattaatactatatgtatatatatttaattcaagtAAGATTTGATCTAGGTTactataatgtttaaataagacCATGATTGGGAATTCATGTGAGTGGACACTgagaataataaaaagataaaaagaacACTCTTTTTAACTGAAAAGGTAAAGTTAAGTAATAATATAACTTGCTTTATCTCCTTTTTGCAGTCACTAaccaatatataataatcaaaattcaaattaataattaatatatttatataagaaatacAAGACAGTAAAATATGCATATAGTAAACGTAAATATTGCTACACAAGTAATGTTAAAACCATTAAAATTAGATCGCCAATAGAAActataaagaatattatatatataacttgctcagaaataaaataaataaatttttaacttaGGTAATTTAAGGAATAAAAGTGATTTCTAAGAGATAAAAATTAACCGATTCATTTAAACTCATATTTCAATCATTTACTTCGTTTTAATACAAATCAAATAAGAGATCTGAAGATTAGTTTATACACAAAAAGAGAACTTTATGTGATAATTAATTTACcctatatattaattcattttttgttataattatagGAAGTgacttatgtttttttaatgtgtGTTTTTAACCGTATTTATGGGGAGTTGACttaaaatatagatattataaaatttaaattttcataaaaaaaaactatcaaaagagacttaaaattaaactaacatatcaaaataaaacCAAACTGTATTTAATTTCCATAACAAAACTGACGCAATGGCAGTTTGAGATTCAGTGCAAA from Impatiens glandulifera chromosome 5, dImpGla2.1, whole genome shotgun sequence includes:
- the LOC124940099 gene encoding xyloglucan endotransglucosylase protein 6-like, with protein sequence MAYSPSSIIISMFIITSLMMGSAFSTKFNDLFQPSWSLDHFVYEGETLKMKLDNYSGAGFSSKNKYMFGKVTVEIKLVEGDSAGTVTAFYMSSDGPSHNEFDFEFLGNSTGEPYLVQTNVYVNGVGNREQRLNLWFDPTKDFHSYSIFWNQRQVIFLVDETPVRVHTNLEHRGIPFPKDQPMGVYSSIWNADDWATQGGRVKTDWTHAPFIASYRGFAIDGCECPTSVVAAESQRRCSSSNERRFWWDQPTMAELNLHQNHQLLWVRANHMVYDYCVDTNRFPTMPAECEHHRH
- the LOC124939518 gene encoding putative F-box/FBD/LRR-repeat protein At4g03220: METRSAKRRKLMLLQVNSNEEEYEDEEEEEPKVDRISDLPDHILHCILKLLPIKSAAQTAILSSRWKNVFSNIPDLDFRTLLTSSKCMCKTHQYSIKLIITDLKFIKQVLNLRQKNSSIRTLKLSGSITFTDLHNLFKYVTRHDIQELDLDLKIKDHFNFPRSIINCDSLKILRLRSSFYGFRISPSSVIRCGRFKSLHTLSLSMILFHVEPTSPDLFTDLTFPCLKNLLLDCCYCLKELNIRCRGLENLFIMNCNQLNKLDIVGLKLERLNVDCCFNKSSMNNKVIINAPIIKHVELIYNVIIHTIVMDKSILLESTVINLFLLQFDNNLIEPVKRHNLSNMINAFSRTKSLTLESGSIEILSRNDADNILVNKFESLKKLEIETQYDQFNGYNNYPAIATLFENSPYVETLVITTMNIEKFQRRPLLDLREYTTQVEDKYWGDRVPKMNSFFNHLRMFKFDGFLECDKDISLVMFLIKHGNVLEEVILCLGKGKKRQLASRERIMSMMMSFSWASSKGRIVFE